The Miscanthus floridulus cultivar M001 chromosome 17, ASM1932011v1, whole genome shotgun sequence genome has a window encoding:
- the LOC136518355 gene encoding uncharacterized protein, producing MARSCLDTLLASLVDCSENLTDFKEQDGLNKIAAIVKDANRDDHVRLKCSEFLLLYSGNAKENCGAASESNMQEELENAFGEKCASFICSMNLFSSTLDSQMRQSELSFLAEHVLDYM from the exons ATGGCCAG ATCGTGTCTGGACACCCTTTTAGCATCGCTGGTGGATTGTTCAGAAAATCTGACG GATTTCAAAGAACAAGATGGGCTAAATAAGATTGCTGCTATTGTAAAAGATGCAAATAGGGACGACCATGTAAG ATTAAAATGTTCAGAGTTTCTGCTTCTTTACTCTGGAAATGCAAAAGAAAACTGTGGCGCAGCTTCCGAGTCTAATATGCAAGAAGAGTTGGAAAACGCTTTTGGAGAAAAATGTGCATCATTTATCTGCTCAATGAACCTATTCAGCTCAACTCTAGATTCACAAATGAGGCAATCTGAGCTGAGCTTTCTTGCAGAGCATGTGTTGGATTACATGTAG
- the LOC136517269 gene encoding 5-oxoprolinase 1-like: MGSGTAEKFRFCIDRGGTFTDIYAEVPGRREGYVTKLLSVDPSNYDDAPIEGIRRILEEFSGERIPRSAKIPTGKIEWIRMGTTVATNALLERKGERIALCVTRGFRDLLQIGNQARPNIFDLKVSKPSNLYEEVIEVDERVELVRDGDSDRDESSVEGISGELVRVAKPVDVEALKPLLKGLLDKGIRCLAVVLMHSYTYPHHELLVEKLALGMGFKHVSLSSSLTPMVRAVPRGLTASVDAYLTPVIKEYLSGFMSRFEGGSEQVNVLFMQSDGGLAPERRFSGHKAVLSGPAGGVVGYSQTLFGLETSKPLIGFDMGGTSTDVSRYDGSYEQVLETQIAGAIIQAPQLDINTVAAGGGSKLKFQFGAFKVGPESVGAHPGPVCYRKGGELAITDANLILGTVIPEYFPSIFGPNEDMPLDYEATRKAFENLAVEINSHRKSQDPSAKDMAIEEIALGFVNVANETMCRPIRQLTEMKGHDTKNHALACFGGAGPQHACAMARSLGMSEVLVHRYCGILSAYGMGLADVIEDLQEPYSAVYNTESSAEASRREVLLVKQVKEKLMEQGFGEESIRTDSYLNLRYEGTDTAIMVKQPEQGSGNDYADEFEKLFQQEYGFKLQYRKILICDVRVQGVGSTNILQPRELMQISTKPVKESSCQIYFSSGWQDTPLYKLENLGYGHVLEGPAVIMNGNSTVIIEKDCKAIITKYGNIKIEINAAPCTVSISEKVADVVQLSIFNHRFMGIAEQMGRTLQRTSISTNIKERLDFSCALFGPDGGLVANAPHVPVHLGAMSSTVCWQLNFWGDNLHEGDVLVTNHPCSGGSHLPDITVVTPVFDHGKLVFFVASRGHHAEIGGITPGSMPPFSKCIWEEGAAIRAFKLVERGVFQEEGIVQLLQSPCSDELAGYKIPGTRRIQDNLSDLHAQVAANQRGISLIKELINQYGLVTVQSYMNHVQKNAEVAVREMLKTVASRVAKQNGSCVVEDEDYMDDGSVLHLKLTLDAIKGEATIDFEGTSPEVYGNWNAPEAVTTAAVIYCLRCLVDVDIPLNQGCLAPVKILIPKGSFLSPSDKAAVVGGNVLTSQRVTDVILMAFQACACSQGCMNNLTFGDDTFGYYETIGGGCGAGPTWDGTSGVQCHMTNTRMTDPEIFEQRYPVLLHTFSIRENSGGSGLHRGGDGLVREIEFRRSIVVSILSERRVHAPRGLKGGRDGARGANYLVRKDGRKIYLGGKNTVTVSAGDILQIFTPGGGGFGSP, from the coding sequence ATGGGCAGCGGCACGGCGGAGAAGTTCAGGTTCTGCATTGACAGGGGCGGCACCTTCACTGACATCTATGCCGAGGTACCCGGGAGAAGAGAAGGCTATGTCACGAAGCTTCTCTCCGTCGACCCGTCAAACTATGACGACGCGCCCATCGAAGGGATTAGGAGGATCCTGGAGGAGTTCTCCGGAGAGAGGATCCCCCGGTCGGCCAAGATCCCCACCGGCAAGATCGAGTGGATCAGGATGGGCACCACGGTCGCCACGAACGCCCTCCTGGAGAGGAAGGGCGAAAGGATTGCGCTTTGTGTGACAAGGGGGTTTAGGGATTTGCTCCAGATTGGCAACCAGGCTCGCCCGAACATATTCGACCTCAAGGTGTCAAAGCCGTCGAATCTTTATGAAGAGGTGATTGAGGTCGATGAACGAGTTGAGCTCGTTCGGGATGGTGACAGTGACAGGGATGAGTCATCTGTTGAAGGGATCTCTGGGGAACTGGTGAGGGTGGCAAAGCCTGTTGATGTCGAAGCATTGAAGCCTCTGCTGAAAGGTTTGCTTGACAAGGGGATCAGATGCTTGGCGGTGGTGTTGATGCATTCGTATACTTATCCTCACCATGAACTCCTGGTTGAGAAGTTAGCTCTGGGGATGGGATTCAAGCATGTATCGTTGTCTTCATCGCTGACACCAATGGTCCGTGCAGTGCCTCGGGGCCTGACGGCAAGTGTGGACGCGTATCTCACACCAGTCATCAAAGAGTACCTATCGGGATTCATGTCGAGATTTGAAGGGGGTTCTGAACAAGTGAATGTGCTATTTATGCAATCAGATGGAGGACTTGCACCGGAGAGGAGATTCTCTGGGCATAAAGCGGTATTATCAGGACCTGCAGGTGGTGTGGTTGGCTACTCGCAGACCTTGTTTGGACTTGAGACATCAAAGCCACTGATTGGGTTTGACATGGGAGGTACATCCACGGATGTGAGCCGCTATGATGGAAGCTATGAACAAGTTCTGGAGACACAGATTGCTGGGGCAATTATTCAAGCTCCCCAGCTTGACATAAACACTGTGGCTGCTGGTGGTGGATCAAAGCTTAAGTTTCAATTTGGTGCTTTCAAGGTTGGACCAGAATCTGTCGGGGCACACCCTGGTCCAGTCTGTTACCGAAAAGGTGGTGAGCTAGCAATTACCGATGCCAATTTGATCCTAGGAACTGTTATTCCTGAGTACTTCCCATCAATATTTGGtccaaatgaagatatgcccctTGATTATGAGGCTACAAGAAAGGCCTTTGAAAATCTTGCGGTTGAGATCAACTCTCACCGAAAGAGTCAGGACCCATCAGCAAAGGACATGGCAATTGAAGAGATTGCACTTGGGTTTGTCAATGTCGCAAATGAGACAATGTGCCGGCCTATACGCCAGCTAACCGAAATGAAGGGGCATGATACAAAGAACCATGCCCTCGCATGCTTTGGTGGTGCTGGCCCACAACATGCATGCGCTATGGCAAGGTCCTTGGGTATGTCTGAGGTACTTGTTCACCGATATTGTGGAATATTGAGTGCATATGGGATGGGTCTTGCTGATGTCATTGAAGACTTGCAAGAACCATACTCTGCTGTTTATAATACCGAGTCATCTGCAGAAGCATCTAGAAGAGAAGTCCTTTTAGTAAAACAGGTGAAAGAAAAGCTGATGGAGCAGGGTTTTGGAGAGGAGAGCATCAGGACAGATTCATACTTGAATTTGAGGTATGAGGGAACTGATACGGCCATCATGGTTAAACAGCCAGAGCAAGGATCTGGAAATGACTATGCTGATGAGTTTGAAAAATTATTTCAGCAAGAGTATGGCTTCAAATTGCAATACAGGAAAATACTCATATGTGATGTGAGAGTTCAGGGTGTCGGTAGTACAAACATCCTGCAGCCTCGTGAATTGATGCAGATATCAACCAAACCTGTGAAAGAAAGTTCATGCCAGATTTATTTTTCAAGTGGGTGGCAAGATACTCCGCTGTACAAGCTTGAGAATTTGGGTTATGGCCATGTCTTGGAGGGTCCTGCAGTTATTATGAATGGGAATAGTACTGTGATCATAGAAAAAGACTGTAAAGCCATCATTACAAAGTATGGTAACATAAAAATAGAGATTAATGCTGCTCCATGCACTGTATCAATATCAGAGAAAGTTGCAGATGTGGTCCAACTTTCTATTTTCAATCACCGATTCATGGGTATCGCTGAACAGATGGGTCGGACACTTCAAAGAACTTCAATTTCCACTAACATAAAGGAAAGGCTAGACTTCTCTTGTGCTCTCTTTGGTCCAGATGGTGGCCTTGTTGCAAATGCACCTCATGTCCCTGTGCATTTAGGAGCCATGTCTAGTACTGTGTGTTGGCAGCTTAATTTTTGGGGTGATAACCTCCATGAGGGTGATGTTCTTGTAACAAACCATCCATGTTCTGGGGGGAGCCATCTTCCAGACATAACAGTTGTCACGCCAGTTTTTGATCATGGTAAGCTTGTTTTTTTTGTTGCTAGTCGAGGTCACCATGCTGAGATTGGTGGCATCACGCCAGGAAGCATGCCTCCTTTCTCAAAATGTATCTGGGAGGAAGGTGCTGCCATCAGAGCATTTAAACTTGTCGAAAGGGGTGTTTTCCAAGAGGAAGGAATAGTCCAGTTGCTGCAGTCACCTTGCTCTGATGAACTTGCTGGCTATAAGATCCCAGGAACACGTCGGATCCAAGATAATCTTTCCGATCTCCATGCTCAGGTTGCAGCAAACCAGAGAGGTATATCACTTATCAAAGAACTGATAAATCAGTATGGCTTGGTCACTGTTCAATCATACATGAACCATGTTCAAAAGAATGCTGAGGTAGCTGTTAGAGAGATGCTCAAAACAGTTGCGTCTAGAGTTGCAAAGCAGAATGGATCATGTGTTGTTGAGGATGAAGATTATATGGATGATGGCTCTGTCCTTCACTTGAAACTCACCCTTGATGCTATTAAAGGTGAAGCTACAATTGACTTTGAGGGTACCAGCCCTGAGGTCTATGGCAACTGGAATGCTCCTGAAGCAGTTACAACAGCTGCTGTCATATACTGCCTACGGTGCTTGGTGGATGTCGATATACCACTAAATCAGGGCTGCCTAGCACCTGTGAAGATCCTCATTCCTAAAGGCTCTTTCCTCTCACCAAGTGACAAGGCTGCTGTTGTTGGTGGCAATGTGCTAACATCTCAGAGAGTGACTGATGTTATCCTAATGGCATTTCAAGCCTGTGCCTGCTCTCAGGGCTGCATGAACAATTTGACCTTTGGGGACGACACCTTTGGTTACTACGAGACCATTGGAGGTGGATGTGGAGCTGGGCCAACCTGGGACGGCACTAGTGGTGTTCAATGTCACATGACAAACACAAGGATGACTGACCCTGAGATCTTTGAGCAGCGGTACCCTGTTCTTTTGCACACATTTAGCATCAGGGAGAACAGTGGAGGTTCTGGTTTACACAGAGGTGGTGATGGCCTTGTGAGGGAGATTGAATTCCGGCGGtctattgttgtgagcattcTATCCGAGAGACGGGTGCATGCTCCCAGGGGACTAAAAGGAggacgagatggagctcgtggtgCAAACTATTTAGTCAGAAAAGATGGTAGAAAGATTTACCTTGGAGGAAAGAACACTGTAACGGTTAGTGCTGGTGACATTCTTCAGATTTTCACGCCCGGTGGCGGTGGCTTTGGCTCTCCTTGA